TGCCTCGCTGGGCCTCGGCGGCGCGCTGTTCCAGTCCGTCTCCCGCAACCCGCTCGGCAGCCCGGACGTGCTGGGCCTCTCGCAGGGCTCGACGGCCGGCGCACTGGTCGTGATCGTGCTGCTGTCCGGCGGCACCACGCGGGTCACCGTGGGCGCGCTGCTCGGCGGCCTGGCGACCGGACTCGCCATCTATCTGCTCGCCTGGAAGCAGGGCGTGCACGGATACCGGCTGGTCCTGGTCGGCATCGGCGTCTCCGCGATCGCCACCGCGGTCAACGGCTATCTGCTCACCAAGGCCGACCTGGTCGACGCGGCCCGCGCGGTCGTGTGGATGACCGGCTCGCTGGGCGGCCGGGACTGGGACCAGGTCTGGCCGCTGCTCGCCCTCTGCGCGGTCCTCGTCCCGCTGGTCCTCGCCAACGCGCGCGGCCTGAGGATGATGGAGATGGGCGACGACGTCGCGAACGCCCTCGGGGTGCGCGTGCAGCGCGTCCGGCTCGTGCTGATGGTCTCCGCCGTACTGCTCACCGCCGCCGCCACGGCCGCCGCCGGCCCCGTCAGCTTCGTCGCGCTCACCGCGCCGCAGCTCGCCCGGCGCCTGACCCGCTCGCCGGGCCCGAACCTGATGCCTTCGCTGTGCATGGGCGCCGCCCTGCTGGTCGCCGCCGACTGGGCCTCGCAGCGCGCCTTCGGCGCCGACCAGCTGCCCGTCGGCGTGGTCACCGGCGTTCTCGGCGGCGGCTATCTGCTGTGGCTGCTGGTCACCGAGCGCAGGGCGGGCCGGATATGAGCGGCACCGACACGAACACGACTAGGAGCACTGTGAACCGCCTGTCCGCGGAGAACGTCACCCTCGCCTACGACCAGCGCGTCATCGCCGAGCAGCTGTCGGTGGAGATCCCCGACAACTCCTTCACGGTGATCGTCGGCCCGAACGCGTGCGGCAAGTCGACGCTGCTGCGGGCGCTGTCGCGGATGCTCAGGCCGAGCCAGGGCCGGGTGCTGCTCGACGGGCAGGTCATCCAGTCGATGGCCGCCAAGAAGGTCGCGCGGACCCTCGGTCTGCTGCCGCAGTCGTCTATCGCGCCCGACGGCATCACGGTCGCCGACCTCGTCGGCCGGGGCCGCTACCCGCACCAGGGCCTGCTGCGCCAGTGGTCGGCCGAGGACGAGCGGGTCGTACAGGAATCCATGCGGCAGACCGGGGTCGCCGAGCTGGCCGACCGGTACGTCGACGAGCTGTCCGGCGGACAGCGGCAGCGGGTGTGGATCGCGATGGCGCTGGCCCAGCAGACCCCGCTGCTGCTCCTGGACGAGCCGACCACCTATCTCGACATCCAGCACCAGATCGACGTCCTCGACCTGTGCGCCGAGCTGCACGAGACCCAGGGCCGGACCCTGGTCGCGGTCCTGCACGACCTCAACCACGCCGCCCGCTACGCCACCCATCTCATCGCCCTGCGCGGCGGCGAGGTGATCGCCGAGGGCGCCCCGAACGACATCGTCACGGCCGAGCTGGTGGAGCAGGTGTTCGGGCTGCGCTGTCAGGTCATCGACGACCCGGAGACCGGCACGCCTCTGGTGGTGCCGGCAGCCCGAAAGGCACGGGTCACGGCAGCTTCCTGAAGCGTCACAGCGGCTCCCCGAAACGTCACAGCAGCTTCCTGAGCCGGAACAGGTCCAGCAGGCTCGCCTCCAGCCTGACCCGGCCCCTGCCCCAGGCGGTCGCGAAGTTCAGCTCGCCGTCCACCAGGTCCACCAGGTCGTCCCCGGCCATCGCGAGCCTGATCTGCGCCTTCTCCCGCGGCGGACCGGGGTGGGTCTCGTCCACCTCGATCCGCCCGCCCGTCATCCGGCCGACGAAGGTGACGTCCAGATCGGTGATGTGACAGCTCACCGACCGGTCCAGCGCGGCGGCCGCACGAACATCGCCTTCGGCCCCCTGCATGTTGTCCGAAAGCTTTCCCAGTGCGGTGCGGCACTCCTCGATCGTGGCCATCGCCCACGACGGTACCCCAGCGGTTCGGGGTAGCGTCGGGGCATGAGCGACTCGGTTCCGGAGACGGAGAATCCGGCGGAAGCGGCGGAGTCGGTGGAGGCGTACGACCCTGCCGCGCCCGCCCCCTTGAACGTCCCGCGCACCCCCACGGGCAACGCCGAGGTCGACGCCGGGCTGGAGCGGCTGGCCGACGCCGACCACCTCGCCACCGACGGGCACATGGAGGTGTACGAGGATGTACACCAGGGGCTGCGCGACGCGCTCACCGCGCTCGACGCCCGCCCGGGACCTCCGGCTCCCACCCGTCACCCGACCGCCGCCCCTCAATGAGACCCTTCGGGGCACACCTTTGAATCGCCGTACAAAAGCAGGAGCTGAACCGAACGTGGCAGGAGTCGCACGCCGCCGTCTGGACGCGGAGCTGGTCCGCCGGAAGCTCGCGCGCTCGCGCGAGCACGCCAGCCAGCTGATCGCCGCCGGGCGGGTCACCGTCGGCAGGGCCGTGGCGACCAAGCCGGCCACCCAGGTGGAGACCGCGGCGGCGATCGTGGTCCAGGCCGACGACAGCGACCCGGACTACGTCTCCCGCGGCGGGCACAAGCTCGCCGGCGCACTGGAGGCCTTCGTCCCGCAGGGACTCGTGGTCGAGGGCCGACGCGCGCTGGACGCCGGCGCGTCCACCGGTGGCTTCACCGACGTCCTGCTGCGCGCGGGCGCCGCGCACGTCGTCGCCGTGGACGTCGGGTACGGACAGCTCGCCTGGTCTCTGCAGAACGATGAACGCGTCACCGTCAAGGACCGTACGAACGTACGCGAGTTGACGCTCGAGGCGATCGATGGGGAACCTGTGGATCTTGTCGTGGGTGATCTGTCCTTCATCCCGCTCGGGCTGGTGCTGCCGGCCCTCAAGCGGTGCGTGAAGCCGGACGCCGACCTGGTGATGATGGTCAAGCCGCAGTTCGAGGTGGGCAAGGAGCGGCTCGGCAGCGGGGGTGTCGTACGGAGTCCGCTCTTGCGGGCGGAGGCCGTGCGGGGAGTGGCCGAGAAGGCCTGGGAGCTGGGGCTCGGGGTGCGTTCGGTCACCGCGAGTCCGCTGCCGGGCCCCTCGGGGAACGTCGAGTACTTTCTCTGGCTGCGGGCGGGCGCACCCCAGGTGGACCCGGCCGACGTCGACCGTGCAGTGGCGGAGGGGCCGCGTTGACACAGAACCTGGCGCGTACTGTTTTCCTGCTCGCCCACACCGGGCGGCCCGCGGCGATCCGCAGTGCGGAACTCGTCGTCAAGGGTCTGCTGCGGCATGACATCGGGGTGCGGGTGCTGGCGGAGGAGGCGCGCGACCTGCCGCTGCCGGACGAGGTGGAGCTGGTCAAGGAGGCCACTCCGCAGTGCCTCGACGGGTGCGAGCTGCTGATCGTGCTCGGCGGCGACGGCACGCTGCTGCGGGGGGCCGAGTTCGCCCGGGCCTCCGGGGTGCCGATGCTCGGCGTCAACCTCGGCCGGGTGGGATTCCTCGCGGAGGCCGAGCGGGACGACCTCGATCGGGTGGTCGACCGGGTGGTGGCGCGGTCGTACGAGGTCGAGGAGCGGATGACCGTCGATGTCGTCGTGCACCGCAACGGGGACATCGTGCACACCGACTGGGCGCTGAACGAGGCGGCCGTGCAGAAGGCCGGCGCCGAGAAGCTGCTGGAAGTCGTGCTGGAGATCGACGGGCGCCCGGTGACCGGGTTCGGGTGCGACGGCGTCGTGCTGTCGACGCCGACCGGATCCACCGCGTACGCCTTCTCCGCCGGCGGCCCGGTGGTCTGGCCCGAGGTCGAGGCGCTGTTGATGGTGCCGATCAGCGCGCACGCGCTGTTCGCCAAGCCGCTGGTCACGTCGCCCGATTCGGTGCTCGCGGTGGAGGTGCTGCCGCATATTCCGCCGGGTGTGCTGTGGTGTGACGGGCGGCGGACCGTGGAACTGCCGCCGGGGGCGCGGGTGGAGGTGCGGCGGGGGGCCGTGCCGGTGCGGCTGGCCCGGCTGCACCATTCGTCCTTCACCGATCGCATTGTGGCGAAGTTCGCGCTGCCGACGACGGGGTGGCGGGGGGCGCCGCACTGAGCCGTCGCCCGCGTCTACTCCATCCCGGGCGGGTCCTGCCCTGTCCGGGTGGCCGCGACCGTCATGGGCATAGGGTGCCGGCGATTTCGCGGACGGCCGTGCACATGTCGGCTTCCCCAGCGCCAGTCCGTACGTGCTGAGCGCCGGCGGCACGATGATCGACGAGTCCGGACAGGAGGTCGCGTCGATCCGCCGTACGACCTGGTCCTCCTGAGCCATCTGGCACCCAACGGCGGCACCAGTGCCTCCACCCCGCTGCTCTACCAGAGCTCGGCGAACGGCACACCGCTCGGCCAGACCGCCTGCCGGGACATCTCCGTCGGCACTCGCCCGGGTGACAATGCGAAACCCCTCCGCATTCGTCACCTGCACCTTCACACAACAGGGCCGGGGGCCGTCGCACACCGGCCCCCCGACCTCGTAAGGTCTTGTCCGTGTTGGAGGAGATGCGGATACGGTCGCTCGGGGTCATCGACGATGCCGTCGTCGAGTTGTCGCCGGGGTTCACCGCCGTCACCGGTGAGACGGGTGCGGGCAAGACCATGGTGGTCACCAGCCTGGGGCTGCTGCTCGGTGGGCGGGCGGACCCGGCGCTCGTGCGGATCGGGGCCGAGAAGGCGGTCGTGGAGGGGCGGGTCACCGTTCCCGCGGACGCCTCCGCCGCCGTACGCGCCGAGGAGGCCGGGGCCGAGCTGGACGACGGGGCCCTGCTGATCAGCCGTACCGTTTCCGCCGAGGGACGCTCCCGGGCCCATCTGGGCGGGCGTTCGGTGCCGGTCGGGCTGCTCGCCGAGCTGGCCGACGACCTGGTGGCGGTGCACGGGCAGACCGACCAGCAGGGGCTGCTGAAGCTGTCCCGGCAGCGGCAGGCACTGGACCGGTACGCCGGTGACGCCGTCGCCGTGCCGCTCGCCAAGTACAGCGAGGCCTACCGGCGGCTGCGGGCCGTCTCCACCGAGCTGGCGGAGATCACCACGCGCGCGCGTGAGCGGGCGCAGGAAGCCGACATGCTGCGGTACGGGCTCGAGGAGATCGCCGCCGTCGAGCCGCGCGCCGGGGAGGACGCCGAGCTGGCGGAGGAGGCCGAGCGGCTGGGGCACGCGGAGGCGCTGTCGTCCGCCGCGACGGCCGCGCACGCCGCTCTCGCGGGCAATCCCGAGGACCCCGAGGGCATCGACGCCTCGACCCTCGTCGCGGGCGCCCACCGCGCGCTGGAGGCCGTACGGTCGCACGACCCGGCGCTGGCCTCGCTCGCCGACCGGATCGGGGAGATCGGGATCCTGCTCGGTGACGTGGCCGGTGAGCTGGCCGGGTACGCCGACGACCTGGACGCCGACCCGCTGCGGCTGGCCGCGGTGGAGGAACGGCGGGCCGCGCTGACCGCGCTGACGCGCAAGTACGGCGAGGACGTCAACGCCGTCCTCGCCTGGGCCGAGGAGAGCGCCGCCCGGCTGACCGACCTGGACGGCGACGACGAGCGGACCGAGGAGCTGACCGCCGAGCGGGACGCGCTGCGCAGCGAACTGGGTGGTCTGGCACAGGCGTTGACGGACGCGCGGACGGAGGCCGCCGAGCGGTTCGCCGCCGCGGTGACCGCCGAGCTGGCCTCGCTGGCGATGCCCCACGCGCGCGTGTCCTTCGCCATCCGGCAGACCGAGGACCCCGAGGGTGTCGAGGTCGGCGGGCGTACGGTGGCGTACGGGCCGGCGGGCGTGGACGAGGTCGAGCTGCTGCTCGCCCCGCACCCGGGCGCCCCGCCGCGGCCCATCGCCAAGGGCGCCTCCGGCGGCGAGCTGTCCCGCGTGATGCTCGCCGTCGAGGTCGTGTTCGCGGGGACGGACCCCGTGCCGACGTATCTCTTCGACGAGGTCGACGCGGGTGTCGGCGGCAAGGCCGCGGTCGAGATCGGCCGGCGCCTGGCCAAGCTCGCCAGGACGGCGCAGGTCGTCGTCGTCACCCACCTGCCCCAGGTCGCCGCCTTCGCCGACCGGCAACTGCTGGTCGAGAAGACCAACGACGGCTCGGTCACCCGCTCCGGCGTCAAGGTCCTGGAGGGCGAGGAACGCATCCGCGAACTGTCCCGCATGCTGGCCGGCCAGGAGGACTCGGAAACGGCCCGCGCCCACGCGGAGGAACTACTGGCGACGGCGCGGGCGGATCTCTAGCGGGACTCAGGATGGCGGGATGACCGGCACCCGGAAGTCCCGCTCCTTCCTCCGGGCCGGGGTCGCGGTGCCGGCTGCCGGGGTGTGCGGGGCGTACGGCATCAATCTCGTCGGTGTACGGGCCGGGCGGGCCGCCGGTGCCGTGCTCGCGCTCGGCGCGCCGGGGCCGCCGCGCAAGGCGCCCGGCGCCGGGCTGTCGGCCGCCGCGATGGGCGCCGCCGCGGCCGTTCCGCCCGACGGCCTCGGGGAGCGCACGATGACCGGGGACGCGGGGGCGCACGCGCGCGGTGCCGCGCTGGGGGCGGCCGTGGTGGCGGGCGACCGGCGCGCGGGCCTCCTCGCGCACGCCGCAGCGGTCGTGGCCGCCACCGTCACGGGGACCGGGTGAGTGCTTGAGCGCGGGCGCTGTGCCGAGCTGACCGCGCCGTATGGCATCGAACGGCGTTCGGTCATGGTGCGGTGCCCCTCACTCGTGTGGGTGACGTGCTCCGGCGCATTGCCCCGGCCCGCCGCAGAGTGCGCCCTCCGGATTTCCCGTAACCCCCGTTGGCCCTGGCATGCTTGAGGGCACACGGTCCGCGCGGGAGGCGCGCGGGGTACGGCCTTCCGCCCCCCTGAGCCCGCTACCTTCTGTACGTTTCCTCGTGACCGCCCACGCCGAACCAGGAGCCCCGCCCCCGTGAGCAGCAACGCACCGCACGGCCAGTCGCCGCTGCGCACCGTGCAGGTGCTGGGCGGAGGCAACGCCGGCAGCAGCGCGCATGTGCGCTCGCTGGCCGAGGGGCTCGTGGCGAGGGGCGTGCGGGTCACGGTGTGCGCCCCCGTCGAGGCCGACCGCGCCTACGACTTCAGCGGCGCCGGTGCCGATCATGTGCATGTGCCGCGCAGCAGCGACCCCGTCTCGGTGGCGGCGCTGCGGACCGCCTGCGCGGAGGCCGACCTGGTGCACGCGCACGGGCTGCACGCCTCCTTCCGGGCCGTGCTCGCGCTCAGCGGCCGCCGCACCCCCCTGGTGGTCACCTGGCACAACCGGATCCAGGCTGAGGGTCCGCGGGCACAGCTGCTGCGGCTGCTGGAGCGGCGGGTGGTGCGGACGTCGGCCGTGGTCCTCGGCACCAGCTCCGACCTGGTGGACCGGGCCCGGCGGACGGGCGCGCGGGACGCCCGGCTCGCCGCCGTCGGCCTGCCCGGGCAGCGGCGGCCCGTCGTCCTCGACGACCCCGACCGGCTGCGCCCCAAGGTCCGGGCCGAACTCGGCGCCACCGGCCGTCCGTTGCTCCTCGCGGTCGGCTCCCTCGACCAGCACCGCGGCTACGACGTCCTGCTCGACGCGGCCCACGCCTGGCGGGAGCTGGACCCGGTGCCGCTCGTCGTCATCGCCGGGGAAGGCCCGCTGCGGCCGGTGCTCCAGCGGCGGATCGAGGAGGAGGAACTGCCGGTGCGGCTCATCGGCCGCCGCGAGGACGTGCCCGAACTGCTCGCCGCCGCCGATCTGGCGCTGCTGACGAGCAGTTGGGAGTCCCGGTCCGTGCTCGCCCAGGAGGCGCTGCACGCGCGCGTGCCGCTGGTCGCGACCCGGGTCGGCGGCATCCCCGACCTCGTCGGCGACGCCGCCGAACTCGTCCCGTACGGCGAGCCGGAGGCGCTCGCGGCCACCGTCATACGGCTCCTCGCGGACCAGGAACGCCGGGAGGAGCTGCGCGAGGCGGGGGTCCGGCAGGCCGCCACCTGGCCGAGCGAGGACGAGACCGTCGCCCAAGTGCTCAGCATCTACGACGAGTTGACCCAGCCCAGGCCACTCGCTTAGGGGGCGTGGCGGCGTGCCCGCAGCGCCAGGCTCAACGCCAGGACCGTCTGCGGGTCGTCGAGGTCGGTGCCCAGCAACTCCCCGATGCGGGCGAGGCGGTTGTAGAGGGTCTGCCGGTTGAGGTGCAGCTCACGGGCCGTCTCCGCCTTGCGGCCGGCGTGCGCCAGATAGGTCTCCAGGGTCGGCAGCAGCGGCGGTTTGGAGCGGCGGTCGTGCTCGCGCAGCGGGCCGATCGCCCGGTCCACGAAGGCCGCGAGGTCGGGGTGGTCACGCAGCCGCCACAGCAGCAGGTCGATGTCGAGGCGGCGGGCGTCGTACCAGGGCCGGTCGGTCAGGCCCTGTGCCGCCGTCGCCGTCTCCGCCGCGTGTCTGAGCCCGGCCGACGCCGCCGCCCAGCCGCCCGCCACGCCGATGACCACGACCGGCGGCGGGGAGCCCGGCCGTTGCATCCCGGCCCGCTCCACACCCGCCCGCAGCGCCGCCGCCACCCGGTCCGCGACGGACGGGCGCTCCGACTCCGAGCGCAGCCCGAGCAGCACCAGCACCCGGCCCTCCACCGGCCGTACGCCCAGCAGCACCGGCACACCCACGGCGGCCAGTTCCTCGGAGACGGCCCGCGCCAGCACCGCCCAGCCGCCGCCCGGGGAGAGACTGTCCCCGATCCGCATGACCACGGGCAGCAGCGGGCTGGTGCCGGGCTTGAAGCCGAGGACGCGGGCCTGCGCCGGGGCGTCCTCGGCGGTGATCCGGCCCTCGGCGAGATCGGTGAGGAAGTCACCGCGTCCGCGGGCGGCCAGCTCCTCCTCCTGCCGGGCCTGCATCAGCACCACGGCCAGGACGCCCGCGGCCCGCTCGGCGGCGATCCGGTGCACGGGGGCCAGCGGTGCGCGGACCGGCAGCAGGACCAGGCGGGCGCGCACCGACCCCGCCGTACCGGGGCCGCCGCCGGGCACGTCCACCAGCACCGAACCGGCGGGCGGCGGCGCGTCCTTCTGCGGGCCGCGCAGCCCCTCCCACACCTGGAGCGGGTCCGCGCCCTCGGGTCCCTCCCCGGCGGCGTACAGCAGGCGGCCGTCGGCCGTCTCCAGGAACACCGGGTTGCCGCCGAAATCGGCCAGGATGCCCAGCACTTGCGGCACTCCGCCGCCGCCCAGCAGCGCCTCGGTGCAGCGCCGGTGCACCTCCTCGGCGCGCTGGAGCAGGGCGTAGTGGCCGTTGACGATCTCGGTGTGGATCTCCTCGGTCACCGTCACGAACGGCACCTCGCGATGCAGCTGGACCAGCGGCAGACCGGCGGCGCGCGCGGTGTCCACCAGGGCGGCGGGCAGCCGGCTGAACCGCGGGCCCAGCTCCACCACCAGGGCGGCGATCCCGCGCTCGGCGAGGGTCCGCACGAACGCCCGCTGCTCGGCGGGACGCGTGCCGAGGCCGTAGCCGGTGGTGAGCAGCAGCTCGCCGCCCTTGAGGAGGGAGGCGATGTTCGGTACCTCGCCCGCGTGCACCCAGCGCACCGTGCGCCCCAGCCGGTCGGCACCCGCCAGGATCTCCGGCAGCCCGCTGCGCAGACCGGGCAGCTCCAGGGCCCGCTGAACGGTGATCCCGGCGCCCTGGGTGTCGAATCGGTTGTCCGTACGGCTGTCCATGCAGCGGACGCTACCTGCGTAAACGCCCGGAGAACATCTCCTCTGGCTACACCGGCTCGATGTTGTGGTTGAACCGGAAGACGTTGTCGGGGTCCCAGCGCCGTTTCACCTTCTCCAGCCGCAGCAGATTCCCGGCGCCCAGGCCCGCCCGTACCCGCTCGGGGCCCTCGTCCCCGATGAAGTTGAGGCAGACGTCGCCGGTGCTCCAGGGGCGTACGCCGGCGCGCACGTCCCGCACCCAGGCGATCGCCCGCTCGTCGTCGGCCGGGTCCCGCCAGACGGCACGGGGGTGCACGGCCCAGGGGGCGTCCCGGAACGGCACCGGGTACTCGTGCGGGCCGGCGGCGACCGCCCCGCCCTGCGCGATCAGCAGCTGCTGGGTGGACGACGGCACCGGCAGGCCGTCCGCGCGGGCACAGAACGCGTCCACCAGCTCGTCCGGCAGAGCGCTCGGGAACTCCGCCGACCAGTGGTGGCGCAGCCCGGCCGGGATGTCGAACATGCCCTGGAAGCCGGCGTACGGCACGGGCCCGGTGATCTCCGCCTCGTGCGGCAGCGCGAGCAGCGGCTCGGCGAGCCGCCGCACATCGTCCCCGCCGCCCGCGCAGGTCACCAGGCACAGGCACAGCAGCCTGCCCACCAGCTCCGGCGGGACGAACCGTGCGGGCGGGCCGGTCAGATACACAACGGCGCCGCCCACCTCGTCCGGTCCGGTGCGGATGATCTCGCGGAAGGCGCGGACCACGTCCGGCCCGAAGCGCGGCAGGCACAGCAGCAGCGCGATCGAGAACTCCGGCAGTTCGTGCAGCTCCAGGGTGAGCGCGGTGGCGACGCCGAAGTTGCCGCCCCCGCCGTGCAGCGCCCAGAACAGCTCCGGGTTCTCGTCGGCGTTGGCGTGCACCCGCTCGGCGTCGGCGGTCACCAGTTCCACGCCGATCAGGTTGTCGACGGCCAGGCCGAAGGCGCGGTCCAGCCAGCCGGTGCCGCCGCCGAGGACGAAGCCGCCGACGCCGGTGGTGGAGGCACGGCCACCGGTGGTCGCGAGGCCGTACGGCTGGCTGGCCCGGTCCAGCCGGCCGACGGTGGCGCCGCCCTCGACCCGGACCGCCTCGCCCGCCGGGTCGACGGTCACCTCGTGCATCCGGCGCAGGTCCACCACCAGCGCGCCGTCACCGAGCGCCGTCCCGGCCACGCCGTGCCCGCCGCCGCGCACCGCGACCTTCAGATCCAGCTCCCGCGCGAAGCGCACGGCGCGCACCACGTCGGCCGCGTTCGCGCACTGGGCGATCACGGCCGGGCGCCGGTCGATCATCGCGTTGAAGACGACCCTGGCCTCGTCGTAGCCCGGGTCGCCGGGGGCGAACACCTCGCCGGTCAGATCCTCGCGCAGCGCGGCGAGGGCGGTGTGCGCCTTGGAGCCGGCAGCCATGGCAGCCCCCTTTCGCACAGGGTGCCGCCTTCCAGCCTAGGCGGGCCGCTCAGCCGCCGTACGCACCCGAAGCCGTCAGGCGCAGGGCGGTGTCGATCAGGGGGACGTGACTGAACGCCTGCGGGAAGTTGCCGACCTGGCGCTGCAGGCGCGGGTCCCACTCCTCGGCGAGGAGGCCGAGGTCGTTGCGCAGGGCGAGGAGTTTTTCGAAGAGCTTCCTCGCCTCGTCCACCCGGCCGATCATCGCCAGGTCGTCCGCCATCCAGAACGAGCAGGCCAGGAAGGCACCCTCGTCGCCCGGCAGGCCGTCGACGCCCGCGTGGGCGCCCTCCGTCGGATAGCGCAGGATGAACCCGTCCGGGGTGGACAGCTCGCGCTGGATCGCCTCGATGGTGCCGATGACGCGCTTGTCGTCGGGCGGCAGGAAGCCCATCTGCGGGATCAGCAGCAGCGAGGCGTCCAGCTCCTGGGAGCCGTAGGACTGGGTGAAGGTGTTGCGCTCCTTGTCGTAGCCCTTCTCGCACACGTCCCGGTGGATGTCGTCGCGCAGTTCCTTCCAGCGCTCCAGCGGGCCGTCCGCGTCCCCGGACTCGATCAGCTTGATGGTGCGGTCCACCGCGACCCAGGCCATGACCTTGGAGTGCACGAAGTGCCGGCGCGGGCCGCGCACCTCCCAGATGCCCTCGTCCGGCTCCTGCCAGTGGTCCTCCAGGTAGCGGATCAGCTTGAGCTGGAGCAGGGAGGCGTAGTCGTTGCGGGCGAGGCCCGTCATGTGGGCCAGGTGCAGGGCCTCGGTGACCTCGCCGTACACGTCCAGCTGGAGCTGGTGGGCCGCGCCGTTGCCGACCCGGACCGGGGCGGAGTGCTCATAGCCGGGCAGCCAGTCCAGCTCGGCCTCGCCCAGCTCGCGCTCCCCGGCGATGCCGTACATGATCTGCAGGTTCTCCGGGTCGCCCGCGACCGCGCGCAGCAGCCACTCGCGCCAGGCGCGGGCCTCCTCGCGGTAGCCGGTGCGCAGGAGGGAGGACAGGGTGATCGCCGCGTCCCGGAGCCAGGTGTAGCGGTAGTCCCAGTTGCGCACGCCGCCGATGTCCTCCGGCAGGGACGTCGTCGGCGCGGCGACGATGCCACCGGTGGGGGCGTAGGTGAGGGCCTTGAGGGTGATCAGCGAGCGGACCACCGCCTCGCGGTACGGCCCGTGGTACGTGCAGTGCTCCACCCACTCGCGCCAGAAGTCCTCCGTCGCCTCCAGCGAGGCCTCCGGCTCCGGCAGCGACGGCGGCTCCTTGTGCGAGGGCTGCCACGAGATCGTGAACGCGATCCGGTCACCCGGGGCGACCGTGAAGTCGGCGTACGTCGTCAGCGACTTTCCGTAGGTCTCGGCCTCGGTGTCGAACCACACCGAGTCCGGGCCCGCGACCGCCACCGTACGGCCCTCGTGCTTGTGCACCCAGGGCACGACACGGCCGTAGGAGAACCGCATCCGCAGGGCGGAGCGCATCGGCACCCGGCCGGTGACGCCCTCCACGATCCGGATGAGCTGCGGCGCGCCCTCACGCGGCGGCATGAAATCGGTCACGCGGACCGTGCCCCGCGGGGTGTCCCACTCCGATTCCAGGATCAGCGAGTCGCCCCGGTAGTTCCGCCGGGCGGCCGTCGGCGGCTGGGCGTCGGCGGCGTGGGCCGGGCCGAGCCGCCAGAAGCCGTGCTCCTCGGTGCCCAGCAGGCCGGCGAAGATGGCATGCGAGTCGAAGCGGGGCAGGCACAGCCAGTCCACCGTGCCATCCCGGCAGACCAGGGCTGCGGTCTGCATGTCTCCGATGAGTGCGTAGTCTTCGATGCGCCCGGCCACGTGCAACTCCAGTCGAACGGCCACGTCACCCCCGCGCAGGGGGCTGTCGCTAGTGCGGTCAAGGGGTCGTTGTTATGCGTCGTTGAGCGGTGAAGCAAAGCAGCCCGCCGATCCTTAAGGCAATACGACAGTCTTTGCTCAACGAACTGCCGCGCTCTCGTTGTTCCGGGTGGTGCAGGCGGGGGTGTGCCGTCGTTCCGGCCGGGCTCGGCAGCGAGTGTCCGAGCAGGATACGACGCACGTAGATGATCTGCGTCCCGCTCCGGGCAACCCGTGTGGGCCGAATGGGTGACCCGCCGGTGATGACCGTGTGACCTGTGTGTACCTGTGCTGACTCCTGGGGCGACCCGTCCTGAGCTCGCGACCCGTTCTGTGCTCGAGCGAGCGCGGTGCGTGGCCGGAAGCCATCTCGTCCAGGCGCTGATACCCTGGTAGCCCGTGGACCGGTGGGCCTGAAACCCCCGAACCGCAGCGACGGCATCCCCACCCAGAAGCACACGAGGCTCCGGGCCGGAGGCCGTACCGCACGACAGACCGCGACCACGGGAGCCCCCTCTTGGCCATGCCGCCGAAATCTACGACGACCAAGCACATCTTCGTCACCGGGGGTGTCGCCTCCTCGCTCGGCAAGGGCCTCACCGCCTCCAGCCTGGGCATGCTGCTCAAGGCCCGCGGCCTGCGCGTCGTGATGCAGAAGCTGGATCCGTACCTGAACGTCGATCCGGGCACGATGAACCCCTTCCAGCACGGTGAGGTGTTCGTCACCAACGACGGCGCCGAGACCGACCTGGACATCGGACAC
Above is a genomic segment from Streptomyces fodineus containing:
- a CDS encoding NAD kinase, which encodes MTQNLARTVFLLAHTGRPAAIRSAELVVKGLLRHDIGVRVLAEEARDLPLPDEVELVKEATPQCLDGCELLIVLGGDGTLLRGAEFARASGVPMLGVNLGRVGFLAEAERDDLDRVVDRVVARSYEVEERMTVDVVVHRNGDIVHTDWALNEAAVQKAGAEKLLEVVLEIDGRPVTGFGCDGVVLSTPTGSTAYAFSAGGPVVWPEVEALLMVPISAHALFAKPLVTSPDSVLAVEVLPHIPPGVLWCDGRRTVELPPGARVEVRRGAVPVRLARLHHSSFTDRIVAKFALPTTGWRGAPH
- the recN gene encoding DNA repair protein RecN codes for the protein MRIRSLGVIDDAVVELSPGFTAVTGETGAGKTMVVTSLGLLLGGRADPALVRIGAEKAVVEGRVTVPADASAAVRAEEAGAELDDGALLISRTVSAEGRSRAHLGGRSVPVGLLAELADDLVAVHGQTDQQGLLKLSRQRQALDRYAGDAVAVPLAKYSEAYRRLRAVSTELAEITTRARERAQEADMLRYGLEEIAAVEPRAGEDAELAEEAERLGHAEALSSAATAAHAALAGNPEDPEGIDASTLVAGAHRALEAVRSHDPALASLADRIGEIGILLGDVAGELAGYADDLDADPLRLAAVEERRAALTALTRKYGEDVNAVLAWAEESAARLTDLDGDDERTEELTAERDALRSELGGLAQALTDARTEAAERFAAAVTAELASLAMPHARVSFAIRQTEDPEGVEVGGRTVAYGPAGVDEVELLLAPHPGAPPRPIAKGASGGELSRVMLAVEVVFAGTDPVPTYLFDEVDAGVGGKAAVEIGRRLAKLARTAQVVVVTHLPQVAAFADRQLLVEKTNDGSVTRSGVKVLEGEERIRELSRMLAGQEDSETARAHAEELLATARADL
- a CDS encoding ABC transporter ATP-binding protein, which gives rise to MSGTDTNTTRSTVNRLSAENVTLAYDQRVIAEQLSVEIPDNSFTVIVGPNACGKSTLLRALSRMLRPSQGRVLLDGQVIQSMAAKKVARTLGLLPQSSIAPDGITVADLVGRGRYPHQGLLRQWSAEDERVVQESMRQTGVAELADRYVDELSGGQRQRVWIAMALAQQTPLLLLDEPTTYLDIQHQIDVLDLCAELHETQGRTLVAVLHDLNHAARYATHLIALRGGEVIAEGAPNDIVTAELVEQVFGLRCQVIDDPETGTPLVVPAARKARVTAAS
- a CDS encoding TlyA family RNA methyltransferase; its protein translation is MAGVARRRLDAELVRRKLARSREHASQLIAAGRVTVGRAVATKPATQVETAAAIVVQADDSDPDYVSRGGHKLAGALEAFVPQGLVVEGRRALDAGASTGGFTDVLLRAGAAHVVAVDVGYGQLAWSLQNDERVTVKDRTNVRELTLEAIDGEPVDLVVGDLSFIPLGLVLPALKRCVKPDADLVMMVKPQFEVGKERLGSGGVVRSPLLRAEAVRGVAEKAWELGLGVRSVTASPLPGPSGNVEYFLWLRAGAPQVDPADVDRAVAEGPR
- a CDS encoding sterol-binding protein, with translation MATIEECRTALGKLSDNMQGAEGDVRAAAALDRSVSCHITDLDVTFVGRMTGGRIEVDETHPGPPREKAQIRLAMAGDDLVDLVDGELNFATAWGRGRVRLEASLLDLFRLRKLL
- a CDS encoding FecCD family ABC transporter permease yields the protein MNRAVRTPGGLSLRLDLRALIVVVLLLVAAGAAGVALIGTGDAKIPAADVLRTLAGNGNAYQDFIVNELRLPRVLVGLLVGASLGLGGALFQSVSRNPLGSPDVLGLSQGSTAGALVVIVLLSGGTTRVTVGALLGGLATGLAIYLLAWKQGVHGYRLVLVGIGVSAIATAVNGYLLTKADLVDAARAVVWMTGSLGGRDWDQVWPLLALCAVLVPLVLANARGLRMMEMGDDVANALGVRVQRVRLVLMVSAVLLTAAATAAAGPVSFVALTAPQLARRLTRSPGPNLMPSLCMGAALLVAADWASQRAFGADQLPVGVVTGVLGGGYLLWLLVTERRAGRI